The Terriglobus sp. TAA 43 sequence CCAACCAAAGGCATCCCCGCCACGTTCTGCCACGTCTCAGAAACCCGTTGCTGAATTCAGAAAAGATGAGGGTTTCCATGAAGGGTCTCACCATTGTTGGAGTTGTGCTGGTTCTCGCAGGCATCGTTACGCTGATCACAGGCGGATTTTCGTTCAAAGAAAAGAAGCAGGACGCCAAACTCGGCCCCATCCAGGTCAGCCATACGGAAGAGCATTCCTTCCCCATCGGCCCCGTCGTCTCCGGCGTTCTGATCGTCGCTGGACTCGGTCTCGCCGTGGCAGGCGCACGCAGCAAGTAAGCAGGCTATCCCCTGTGCTGCTTCCACGGCAGCAACTGCTTTGGCAGCAGATAGCTAATCCCAAGAGTCGTCTGCCAGCGCGTTGAACTGCTGGTCAGCCCATGCTCATACGCCGCATCCACCACCAGATTCTTACGAACGGGATACGCCGCCGACCACAGATTGCCGACGGCGTTTCCTTTTACCAACGGCTGCGTAAAGTGCCATAGTTCGCCTGAAACAATGAACCGCCCCACAGGATGCGACACGGCAAGAGACTGCCCAAACTGACCACGACGCGCACCTGTCTCATCGCTGATCTGCTCGTTCAACATCCCGTTCAGATCCGCGTGGAATCCCTTCGCATCGCCGCTCAACAACAACATGAAACCCTGGCGATACGTCCCATAATCCAGCTCCGGCGCAGGACTCGCATGCGTGCGATAGATGTAACTTGCCGAAAGCGTCGGACGGCTTTCTGCGCCTCTCATCAACACGCCCTGCGCTCCGACAAACACTTCGCCAGGCTTCGCTGAATCCGAAGAGGACTTGGTCGACTTCACCACCGGCTCAATCAGCAACAAAGCCTGCAGCCGCTCATTCACCGCCAACTTCACCACTTCATTCAGTTCGAAGCGCGTTGAGAACTCACTGGAATGGCGAGCATATAAACCGCCACTCTCAAACTGCAGATAGCCCACCGGCGTCAGCGTCGCTGGTGTCGACACAGTAGGTCGCCCCGGGTTCGCATCCGGAACAACATCAGGCTCCTGGGCCTTACAAGTCATGCAGCACAAAAGCACGCACGAAAGCAGCGCGGAAACCCGTGAGAGGAAGCAGGAATTGAATGGCATTCCCCTCATCTTAACCGCGGCTGCACATCACCTCAGCCCTGCTTGAAGTACTGGATCGCGCGTTCGTGTTTCTCAGCAGCCTCGCGCGTAGAAAACGTTCCCAGGTTCCTGCGCTTGCCCGTCTTCTCATCCACCTTGCGGGAGTAGATACGAAATTCACCGGATTTAAGTTTGCGAATCATGCAGCGTGAGACGCCCTCGCACGTAACCGCGAAGCCTCGCACACCGACGCCGAATCACGCCCATATTCGAACAGCCCAACAACACCCACACCTATACTGAAATCCGTGCCGTCCCATTGGATCATTCCCGCGCTCGCAGGCATCATCGGCCTCGCGCTTGGCAGCTTTCTCAACGTCTGCATCGTTCGCCTGCCCGCAGACGAGTCCGTCGTCTCACCGCGCTCCCGCTGCCCAAATTGCAACGCGCAGCTTCGCTGGTACGACAACATTCCGCTACTCAGCTATCTACTACTCCGCGGTCGCTGCCGCGATTGCCACCAGAGCATCTCGTGGCGCTACCCCGCAGTAGAACTCGCAGTCGCACTCTGGTTCATCGCCAGCTTCTGGCCCTTCACACATCCGCTACCGGCTGAC is a genomic window containing:
- a CDS encoding transporter yields the protein MSTPATLTPVGYLQFESGGLYARHSSEFSTRFELNEVVKLAVNERLQALLLIEPVVKSTKSSSDSAKPGEVFVGAQGVLMRGAESRPTLSASYIYRTHASPAPELDYGTYRQGFMLLLSGDAKGFHADLNGMLNEQISDETGARRGQFGQSLAVSHPVGRFIVSGELWHFTQPLVKGNAVGNLWSAAYPVRKNLVVDAAYEHGLTSSSTRWQTTLGISYLLPKQLLPWKQHRG